One Limibacter armeniacum DNA window includes the following coding sequences:
- a CDS encoding alpha-amylase family glycosyl hydrolase, whose translation MTMKKMYWLLLCWAMLFSCSSEDNLTSPSGKDDEKQNHTVNPFDNVPSLNEMVVYEVNLKSFSNAGTLDGIKNNLDHIESLGANVIWLMPIYPIGIEKGVGSPYAVRNYKEVNSEFGSLNDLIDLVNEAHERDMAVILDWVANHTAWDNPWISNKSWYAQDGSGNIISPPNTGWADVAELNYDSQDMRDEMIASMKYWVDSAGIDGFRCDAVDFVPEDFWSQAIGAVNNTSSKDLIWLAEGGATHNFDAGFEFNYSWDFYNQIKKVYHENSSASSLFVTSEQEWSAVPAGKTKLRYITNHDVYAWDESPVDIFGKQGSVGAFVATAFMDGIPLIYSGQEVARPELISFFTKDVIDWSENPDILSQYKQVMEVRSEVIDLLDKELTTYTHKDVLIYQRHSGQDALLVMVNTRNNGVNLTLPSTLQNTTWTDMISGETVELGDNYSLDVNAYKILRIGG comes from the coding sequence ATGACAATGAAAAAAATGTATTGGCTCCTGTTGTGTTGGGCTATGTTGTTTTCATGTTCCTCTGAAGACAACCTGACCAGTCCAAGTGGTAAAGATGATGAAAAACAAAACCATACGGTCAACCCGTTTGATAATGTGCCCTCACTAAATGAGATGGTAGTTTATGAAGTAAACCTGAAATCGTTCAGCAATGCAGGTACACTGGATGGTATAAAAAACAACCTTGACCATATTGAGAGCCTTGGTGCTAATGTGATATGGCTGATGCCTATATACCCTATCGGTATTGAAAAAGGAGTAGGTTCGCCTTATGCTGTAAGGAATTATAAGGAAGTTAATTCAGAATTTGGTTCGCTTAATGACCTGATCGATCTAGTGAATGAAGCACATGAGCGGGACATGGCTGTGATATTGGATTGGGTAGCGAACCATACCGCTTGGGACAACCCTTGGATCAGTAACAAAAGCTGGTATGCACAGGATGGCAGTGGCAATATCATTTCACCCCCAAATACTGGTTGGGCTGATGTGGCAGAGTTGAACTATGACAGTCAGGACATGCGTGATGAGATGATAGCTTCGATGAAGTATTGGGTCGACAGTGCAGGGATCGACGGTTTCAGATGTGATGCTGTGGACTTTGTACCTGAAGATTTTTGGTCGCAAGCAATTGGGGCAGTGAACAATACTTCAAGCAAAGACCTGATTTGGCTCGCTGAGGGTGGTGCTACTCACAATTTTGATGCTGGCTTTGAGTTCAATTACTCTTGGGACTTCTATAACCAGATCAAGAAAGTATACCATGAGAATTCATCTGCATCTAGCCTGTTTGTAACCAGTGAACAGGAGTGGTCAGCAGTTCCGGCAGGGAAGACCAAGCTGCGATATATCACAAACCATGACGTATACGCTTGGGACGAATCACCTGTTGATATTTTTGGTAAGCAGGGGAGTGTAGGGGCTTTTGTGGCAACCGCATTTATGGATGGGATTCCATTGATCTATTCGGGACAGGAAGTAGCAAGACCTGAACTGATTTCATTTTTCACCAAAGATGTCATTGACTGGAGTGAAAATCCGGACATTCTTTCACAGTACAAACAAGTCATGGAAGTCAGGTCAGAAGTGATAGATCTTTTGGATAAAGAGCTGACTACATATACCCATAAAGACGTTTTGATTTATCAAAGACATAGTGGGCAAGATGCCTTATTGGTTATGGTCAATACTAGAAATAATGGGGTGAATTTGACGCTCCCTTCAACGCTTCAAAATACGACTTGGACAGATATGATTTCAGGAGAAACTGTAGAGCTTGGAGATAATTACTCATTAGATGTTAATGCATATAAGATTCTGAGAATAGGGGGTTAA